GCGGCGGCCACCATGTGCGCGCTGATGCCGCTGCTGCTCATTTCCGGCGGCATGCTGGTGCTGCTGGAACTGTTCCTGGCGAAATGCGGTGCGCGTATCGGCACGATGCGACTGCGCTAGAATAAGGGGCGCGGCCAGGCTCGTTGCCATGGGCCGCACCTTTGCAATGGCTGAACATGGTATTCATCGACTTTCCCGCCTTGTCCGCACTGGCCGCCGCGTCGGCGCTGGTGACCAAAAAATGCAGCTGCTGCGCCGTCCCGCTGGACGCCTGGCAACGGCTGCCCACTTCGCTGGAGCTGGACCGCTTTGAAGAAATCGGCACCCTGCGCGAAGACCCGTACGAGGAACCGACGTTTGCCGAGTACCACCCGCACGGCACGCGCTATGACAGCGCAGACGCGCCCGTCGCGCCGCGCTACTATCCCGCCAACCTGAGCCAGGTGGCGCGCTGCCTTGACTGCGGCCGCCACTACCTGCGCTACAACGAGGCGGGCGGCTATTTCACGGAGCTGCGCATCCGCGCGCTGCGCCCGGAATTGCTGGCCGACGCAGCGTGATGCGTCGCCGGGTTTAGTCTGCGCGCAGGAAATCGAGCAGTCGTCCCGTAATGGCCAGTTCCGCTTCGATGTTCGACAGGTGCGACGCGTCGACCGTGGCCAATTCCGCATGGAAGATAGCCTGCTGCATCAGCAAGGCATCGGCGATGGTGGTGACGGGATCGAGCGTGCCGGCGATGATCAGCGTGGGCGCGGCGATGTCCTGGATGGCGCCGCGCAGGTCGGCCTCGGCCAGCGCGTCGCAGCAGCTGGCGTAGCCTTGCGGATCCTGCCGGCGCAGCTTGTCGAGCATGGCGGCGATGGTGGCCGGGCGCGCGGCGATGAATTCCGGGCTGAACCAGCGTCCGGCCGCACCGTCCGCGATGGCGTCGAGTCCTTCCTGGCGCACGCTGCGCGCGCGGGTGGCCCACCCTTGCTGCGTGCCGATTTTGGCGGCCGTATTGGCCAGCACCAGCTTGTGCAGGCGCTGCGGCGCGTGGATGGCCAGCCATTGTCCGATCACGCCGCCCATCGACAGGCCGCAGAAATGCGCCTGGCCGATCCGCAGGTGGTCGAGCAGGCCTGCCACATCCTGGCCCAGCATCTGCACGCTGTAGGGGCCGGGCGGACTGGCCGAGGCGCCATGGCCGCGCGTGTCATAGCGCAGCACGTGGAAGTGCGGCGCCAGTGCTTCGGCTTGCGCATCCCACATGGACAGGTCCGTGCCCAGTGAGTTCGACAGCACTATGCAGGGTTTGTGCGGATCGCCTTCGCTGCGGTAATGCAGCGATAGTCCATTGATGTCTGCGATTGGCATATGCGCCCCTTATCCCTGATCGCCGCCACCGACAGGCAGCACGCTGCCCGTGATGTACGACGCTTCATCCGAGGCGAGAAACAGGATCGCGCCCACTTGTTCATCGATGCTGCCGTAGCGGTGCATGGCGCTGCTGGCGATGGTCTGGTCGACGATGCCCTGGTACCAGCGCAGTTCCTGCTCATTGAGGGGCGTGCTGTTGCGCGGAATCGCGCGCGGCGGCGCTTCCGTGCCGCCCGTGGCGATGGCGTTGACGCGGATGCCGTGTTGCGCGTTTTCCAGCGCCAGGCTGGCCGTCAGCGCATTCACGCCACCCTTGGCTGCCGCGTACGGCACGCGGTAGATGCTGCGCGTGGCGATCGACGAGACATTGACGATGGCGCCGCCGCCCTGTTCCAGCATGGCCGGCAGCACCGCGCGGCAGCACCAGAGAGTGGGGAACAGCGAACGGCGGATTTCCGCTTCGATCTGTTCTTCCCGGTAGACCTCGAAAGGCTGTGCCCAGATGGTGCCGCCCACATTGTTGATCAATACGTCGATGCGGCCGAAATCGGCCATGGCCAGTTCGGCCAGCTGGCGCGCGCCCGCATAGTGTTCCAGATCGGCCTTGCAGACGCTGACGCGCGCCCCCAGGGCAAGCGCTTCGGCGGCCACCTGTTCGACCAGATCGGCGCGATCGGCCAGTACCAGCTGCGCGCCTTCGCGCGCGGCGCGCAGCGCGACGCCGCGGCCTATGCCTTGCGCTGCGCCCGTTACCAGCACGACCTTGTTGGAAAATCGTTGACGATCACTCATTGTTCACGCTCCGCTGCTTGCCGAGAATTTCTCGTAGTAGAAGTTGGCGGGTGTCACACCCGTCTCATTGAGCCAGTTGCGCACCGCATCGACCATGGCGACGGGGCCGCACAGGTACACATCGACATCGCCGCCGTTCATCCATGCCGGCTCCACGTGGGCCGTCGCATAACCCTTGCGCGCATGCGCGCTGTCGGCGGCGGCCACGCAGGTGATATAGGAAAACTGTGGATGCGCGCCGGCGATGCGGGCAAGCTGTTCCAGTTCCACCAGGTCGTGTTCATTGGTGACGGCGTAGACCATGCGCACGGGCTGGGGAAAGCCGTGCGTGGACAGGGCGCCCAGCATCGACAAAAAGGGTGCGATGCCGGTACCGCCCGCCAGCAGCAGGACAGGGCGTTGCACGGGTCGCAGGTAGAAGCTGCCATAAGGACCGGCGAAGCTGGCCGCTGCGCCCGGCTGGGCCGCGTCGCTCAGGTAGCCGCTCATCTGTCCGCCGGGAACATTGCGCACCACGAACTGTGCCTGGGCCGCGCCCGGGGCCGAGCTGAACGAATACGAACGCGTCAGGCTGGTGCCCGGAATGGCCACGTTGACGTACTGGCCCGGCAGGAAGTCGAGCGCGGCAGGATCGGCCAGGTCGATGGCAAACGAAATCGTCGATGGCGACAGGTGGCGTACCGCTGCCACCGTGCCGGCGTGGCTGGCCACGGCCGTCTTGCAGGCGGCGGAGGTGGCCGGGATCTTCACCACGCAGTCGGAAGTGGGGCGCATCTGGCAAGCCAGGATATGCCCTTGCGCCGCTTCTTCCGGCGTCAGCGCATCCTCGATATAGCTCGACGCGGGCAAGTCGTAGCTGCCCGACTCGCAGTGCCCGCGGCAGGTGCCGCAAGCGCCGTCGCGGCAGTCGAGCGGGATGTTGATTTTCTGGCGATAAGCCGCATCGGACAGCTTTTCATTGTCGTTACATGAAATGAAGCGGGTGATCCCGTCTTCGAATTGCAGGGCGATGTTATGGCTCATCGTCGGTCTCCTTGCTGGTGAAGCTTGTTAAATGTGGTACACGTCGATGACCTGGTTGATGTAGTCGTTTTTCAGGACGACATATTTGTTCAGGATCAGCGGCTGTGCACCGGAAAAATCGATGACGTAGCGCGACATGCCGAAATAGCTGTAGTCGCGCTTGTAGCGATGGCTCAGCGTGTGCCAGTTGAAGCGCACCGTGCAGATGGCGCCGTCCTGGCTTTCCAGCTCGATGTTGGCGATGTTATGGCTGGTGCGCGTGTCCGGCATGGTGGCGCTGGAACGCTCGGTCTTGATGCGGAAGACGCGGTCTTCCAGGCCCTGGCGGGTCGGATAGAAGATCAGCGAGATTTCGCGCTGCGGATCGGTGACCAGGGTGTCGTCATCGTCCCAGGCCGGCATCCAGAACTGCGCATCCGGGTGATAGCAATCGAGCCAGTCGTCCCATTGTTCGTCGTCCAGCAGGCGGCTTTCGCGGTACAGGAAACTGGCGATGTCGTGCTGCGCGATGGCGGTCATGGCTGTTCTCCTTCTGCCGCCAGCGCCCGTTTCATGACGTCGAGCCAGTAGCGGTGCTGTACCGTGTACAGGCCTTCATCCTCGGTGCGCGCGCCACTCATGATTGGCTCCAGGCCGATTTCCTGTGCCGCCGCGTCGGCGCCGGCGATCCAGTGCGTGGCGCCGCGGCACATGTCGTTCCATGGCATGGCGCTGCCTGCATAGCCTTGCTGGCAGGCGCGGAATTCTTCCAGGTCGTCCGGCGTGGCCATGCCGCTGACGTTGAAGAAGTCTTCGTACTGGCGGATGCGCCGCGCACGCGCTTCGTCGTCCTCGCCCTTCGGCGCAATGCAGTAGATCGTCACTTCCGTCTTGTCGACGGAGATCGGGCGCAGCAAACGGATTTGCGAGCCGAACTGGTCCATCAGGTAGACGTTCGGATACAGGCACAGATTGCGCGAACGGCTGATCATCCAGTCCGCCGTCGGCTTGCCGAACTGGCGCGCGTAGTCCGCGTGGCGCGCGAAGTTGGGCCGGTCTTCCGGATTCGCCCATTGCGTCCACAGCAGCATGTGGCCTTGCTTGAAGGCGTAGAAGCCGCCGCCCTGGCGGCCCCAGTTGCCCGCATCCATGGCGCGGATCTTGTCTTCGCGCTGCGCCGCCTGCTCCTTGCGGCGGTTGGTGGTGGCGGCATAGTTCCAGTGCACGGCCGAGACGTGATAGCCGTCCGCGCCATTTTCCGCCTGCAGCTTCCAGTTGCCTTCGAAGGTATAGGTGGAGGCGCCGCGCAGCACTTCCAGGCCGTCCGGCGACTGGTTGACGATCATGTCGATGATCTTGCCAGCCTCGCCGAGGAATTCTTCGAGTGGCGCCACATCGTCGTTCAGGCTGCCGAACAGAAAACCCTTGTAGTTGGCGAAGCGCGCGACTTTTTTCAGGTCGTGCGAGCCTTCCTTGTTGAAGCATTCCGGATAGCCCGCGTTCTCCGGGTCTTTTACCTTCAGCAGCTTGCCGCTGTTGTTGAAGGTCCAGCCGTGGAACGGGCAGGTGTAGGTGGCCTTGTTGCCCCGCTTGTGGCGGCACAGCTGCGCGCCGCGATGGCTGCAGGCGTTGATGAAGGCGTTCAGCTCACCTTGCCGGTTGCGCGCGATGAAGACGGGCTGGCGGCCGATATGCGTGGTGTAGTAGTCGTTGTTGTTGGCGATCTGGCTTTCATGCGCCAGATAGATCCAGTTGCCTTCGAAGATGTGCTTCATCTCGAGTTCGAACAGCGCTTCATCGGTGAAGGCGCTGCGGTGCAGGCGGTGGTCGCCGCTCGCCTGGTCTTCGACCAGCAGGGCGTCCAGGTCGGGCGCCGCCGCCACGGCGGGCCGGTAGGGGTGGATGGGGATCATGGCATCACCTTCAGGCAGCAGCGCGGCTGCGGTCGACTTGCGAGGTCGGCGCCGTGGCCGTTTCCGCATACAGGTGGAAATCGAAGTCGATCGAGGCGAACGGCTGCTGCAGGTCTTTCGCGGCCAGGGTTGCCGGGTCGCTGATGCGCGTCACGGCCGGCACCAGGCCTTCGCGGCTGGCGAAGGCGAAGTCGTCCCACAGGTATTCATCGCCATCGATGTTGATCTGCGTGGTCAGCTGGCGCTGGCCGTCGGCACTGATGAAAAAGTGGATGTGGGCAGGGCGCTGGCCATGACGGCCCAGCAGGTCGAGCAGGCGCTGCGTGCTGCCGCCAGGAGGACAGCCGTAGCCCTTGGGCATGATGCTGCGGAACTGGTAGCGGCCCTGTGCATCGGCGTAGATGGTGCGGCGCAGGTTGAAGGCCGACTGGCTCTGGTCGAAGTACGAATAGTTGCCCAGCAGGTTGGCATGCCAGACTTCCACCTTGGCGCCCGGCAGCGGCTTGCCCTGCTGGTCGTAGACGGTGCCCTGCATCAGCAGCACTTCTGCCTGCGCGCTTTCGCTGCCGTCGTCAAGACGGGCAAAGCCTTCGCTTGCGGGGGCGCCGGCGACATACAGCGGACCTTCGATGGTGCGCGGCGTGCCGCCGTTCAGGCCCGCCTTGGCTTCGGCTTCGTCGGCGCGGATATCCATGAAGCGCTCCAGGCCCAGGCCCGGCGTCAGCAGGCCCAGTTCGTGCGAGGCGCCGGCCTGGGACAGGAAATCGAGACCGGTCCAGAATTCGGCGGGCTGGATGTCCAGGTCTTCCATGGCCTTGCACAGGTCGCCTACCAGGCGCAGCACGATGGCTTGCACGCGCGGGTTGGCGGGGCGGATGGCGGCGTCGACGATCCAGCTTTTTACCAGGGTATCGATGTCATTGTGTGTCATGTTTGTCTCCTCTGTTGGGAATGATGCTGCGGTGATTAAAGGTCGTTGGCGCGGATCGAGGATGGATGCCGGCACAGCGGCGTCACTTCGATCTGCATGTAGGGGTACAGCGGCAGCGACAGCAGCAGCGCGTGCAGCTCTTCGTTGCCAGCCACGTCGAAGATGCTGACGTTGGCGTACTGGCCGGCGATGCGCCACAGGTGGCGCCACTGGCCCTGTTCCTGCAGGCGCTGCGCCAGCGCCTTTTCTTCTTTTTTCAGCAAGTCGGCCCGGTCGGCCGGCATGTCGGGCGGCAGTCTTACATCCATCCTCACGTGGAACAGCATGGCAATCTCCTTATTGGCGCGCCAGGCGGCGCAGTTTGTCGGTGTCTA
Above is a genomic segment from Janthinobacterium sp. 64 containing:
- the catA gene encoding catechol 1,2-dioxygenase encodes the protein MTHNDIDTLVKSWIVDAAIRPANPRVQAIVLRLVGDLCKAMEDLDIQPAEFWTGLDFLSQAGASHELGLLTPGLGLERFMDIRADEAEAKAGLNGGTPRTIEGPLYVAGAPASEGFARLDDGSESAQAEVLLMQGTVYDQQGKPLPGAKVEVWHANLLGNYSYFDQSQSAFNLRRTIYADAQGRYQFRSIMPKGYGCPPGGSTQRLLDLLGRHGQRPAHIHFFISADGQRQLTTQINIDGDEYLWDDFAFASREGLVPAVTRISDPATLAAKDLQQPFASIDFDFHLYAETATAPTSQVDRSRAAA
- the pcaD gene encoding 3-oxoadipate enol-lactonase translates to MPIADINGLSLHYRSEGDPHKPCIVLSNSLGTDLSMWDAQAEALAPHFHVLRYDTRGHGASASPPGPYSVQMLGQDVAGLLDHLRIGQAHFCGLSMGGVIGQWLAIHAPQRLHKLVLANTAAKIGTQQGWATRARSVRQEGLDAIADGAAGRWFSPEFIAARPATIAAMLDKLRRQDPQGYASCCDALAEADLRGAIQDIAAPTLIIAGTLDPVTTIADALLMQQAIFHAELATVDASHLSNIEAELAITGRLLDFLRAD
- the benB gene encoding benzoate 1,2-dioxygenase small subunit, whose protein sequence is MTAIAQHDIASFLYRESRLLDDEQWDDWLDCYHPDAQFWMPAWDDDDTLVTDPQREISLIFYPTRQGLEDRVFRIKTERSSATMPDTRTSHNIANIELESQDGAICTVRFNWHTLSHRYKRDYSYFGMSRYVIDFSGAQPLILNKYVVLKNDYINQVIDVYHI
- the catC gene encoding muconolactone Delta-isomerase, producing MLFHVRMDVRLPPDMPADRADLLKKEEKALAQRLQEQGQWRHLWRIAGQYANVSIFDVAGNEELHALLLSLPLYPYMQIEVTPLCRHPSSIRANDL
- the benC gene encoding benzoate 1,2-dioxygenase electron transfer component BenC; translation: MSHNIALQFEDGITRFISCNDNEKLSDAAYRQKINIPLDCRDGACGTCRGHCESGSYDLPASSYIEDALTPEEAAQGHILACQMRPTSDCVVKIPATSAACKTAVASHAGTVAAVRHLSPSTISFAIDLADPAALDFLPGQYVNVAIPGTSLTRSYSFSSAPGAAQAQFVVRNVPGGQMSGYLSDAAQPGAAASFAGPYGSFYLRPVQRPVLLLAGGTGIAPFLSMLGALSTHGFPQPVRMVYAVTNEHDLVELEQLARIAGAHPQFSYITCVAAADSAHARKGYATAHVEPAWMNGGDVDVYLCGPVAMVDAVRNWLNETGVTPANFYYEKFSASSGA
- a CDS encoding 1,6-dihydroxycyclohexa-2,4-diene-1-carboxylate dehydrogenase; translated protein: MSDRQRFSNKVVLVTGAAQGIGRGVALRAAREGAQLVLADRADLVEQVAAEALALGARVSVCKADLEHYAGARQLAELAMADFGRIDVLINNVGGTIWAQPFEVYREEQIEAEIRRSLFPTLWCCRAVLPAMLEQGGGAIVNVSSIATRSIYRVPYAAAKGGVNALTASLALENAQHGIRVNAIATGGTEAPPRAIPRNSTPLNEQELRWYQGIVDQTIASSAMHRYGSIDEQVGAILFLASDEASYITGSVLPVGGGDQG
- the benA gene encoding benzoate 1,2-dioxygenase large subunit: MIPIHPYRPAVAAAPDLDALLVEDQASGDHRLHRSAFTDEALFELEMKHIFEGNWIYLAHESQIANNNDYYTTHIGRQPVFIARNRQGELNAFINACSHRGAQLCRHKRGNKATYTCPFHGWTFNNSGKLLKVKDPENAGYPECFNKEGSHDLKKVARFANYKGFLFGSLNDDVAPLEEFLGEAGKIIDMIVNQSPDGLEVLRGASTYTFEGNWKLQAENGADGYHVSAVHWNYAATTNRRKEQAAQREDKIRAMDAGNWGRQGGGFYAFKQGHMLLWTQWANPEDRPNFARHADYARQFGKPTADWMISRSRNLCLYPNVYLMDQFGSQIRLLRPISVDKTEVTIYCIAPKGEDDEARARRIRQYEDFFNVSGMATPDDLEEFRACQQGYAGSAMPWNDMCRGATHWIAGADAAAQEIGLEPIMSGARTEDEGLYTVQHRYWLDVMKRALAAEGEQP